The following nucleotide sequence is from Euleptes europaea isolate rEulEur1 chromosome 3, rEulEur1.hap1, whole genome shotgun sequence.
tcacgagtggaaaatgtttaagaagccctgctctagcaCATGTACTCTTGGAATAATGTcctttttatgaggatctaagatcaagatatattattTCTCTTCTGACAGATCGGAGTAGTAACTCTGTGTCTGATCTAATACcatatttattaagtgacagcaaTTCTAGGGTTACGTTGTCAGtagcaaaatttatttcagtccttatatcccttaaacaatagatttagaattatgctattcaagatttatgaatcaaggagcttttaaaggagaaaggaaaggaagttggCTTGGAATATCCCAACATTTTGTACTATCCCTCCCTCAAATGATGGTCATTTTATGGTGGTACCCACTGACCTTTCTTAAAATTCCCAAAGTGCCCACAACTAGATTGGCTCCACAAGGTTGGAGACATAATGAAAAGCAACTGGGGCTATGATTTGGGTGGACAGATGCCTGCTAGGGAAAGGcagctgcttccttccctccccatttgGGCCTTCACTTAAACCCAGAAACCATTCACAGTTGCTTTGTATTAAAAGAACGAAAATACATTGGGGAAATGCTCTGAATTATGCATAATGTAACAAATGTATAATTATGCATAATGTAAcaaatgagccctgtggcgcagagtggtaagctgcagtactgctgtccaagttctgctcacgacctgagtttgatcccaacggaagttggtttcaggctgccagctcaaggttgactcagccttccatccttccgaggtcggtaaaatgagtacccagcttgcttgggggtaaagggaagatgactggggaaggcactggcaaaccaccccgtaaacaaagtctgcccagtaaacgtcaggatgtgacgtcaccccatggaatgacccggtgcttgcacaggggacctttacctttttttaacaaATGTTACATTGGGCCCTTAGATACAAAAGAGGAATTATGACTTTCTGAAAGATATTTACAAactgtttaaaaaatgttgtaTTTTACCCCTCAAACATAAATTAACTGTAAATTTtgtgttaaaaaggtaaaagagGGAATTCTTTAGGATATAttacttaaaataaaaaagaggtcAGTCATATTTGGATTTTGCCTTTATAAAGCAGTGTTGTTTTGAAACTTAGATTTTACTTCCAGACCCAAACCTTTAGTTCCAGATTAAATATCTCTAGAGCAAATACACTGACTATTGAATGTATTTTAATCTAACTTCTGTAATTTCACTATCTTTTAGGAAGCAGAATATGGTGGGCATGATCAAATAGACTTGTATGACGACGTCATTTCTCCATCTGCTAATAACGGCGATGCACCAGAGGACCGTGATTATATGGACTCTCTCCCACCCTCTGTTGGAGATGATGTAGGCAAAGGATCAGCACCAAATGTTGTCTACACATATACAGGGAAGAGAATTGCTTTGTATATTGGAAATCTTACTTGGGTAAGCATTACACTTCTTATTGCTGCATATTGCTATAGTTCATTATTGTAACAAGATCTTTTGAGTAGGTGAACGTTATAATTTAGTATTCCATTAAATTAATAGGCTCTTTATTTTTGAGAAATAAAAACATAATTTGTTCAAATTTTCAGGCAGGATTACAAAACAGCATACCATCTGTCAAACAACCTTAAAGCTAATTTTGATAATGAGATCTGTTAGTATGGAAGGTATATATGTTTATGCTCTATTGATGAATTATTTTAAATGATTGTAGAGGGAAAGGGGTAAtgctcttttatttttaatgttgtcTCTAAAAGTAAAGTGTTGATTATGAATATTTACAGTGGACCACAGATGAAGATTTAACTGAAGCAGTTCATTCACTGGGTGTAAATGATATTCTGGAGATAAAATTTTTTGAAAACCGTGCTAATGGTCAGTCGAAGGGGTAAGAACATTGAAATATATCATCATCCCCATTTTCTGTTCTACTGCCAACACTGTAATAGGAAATATGACTTAGTGGTATCTTGCTTACCTGGAAGGCGTGTGACCTAAGAATATATAGAGAGAAATGAGCTTGAGAACAGAGTAACCAGAATGGAGAAGTTGTGAGAAGGAGTTGAAAGTGTCCTAAGAGgcaaaagggaaagctgttcatGTGTAGGTGACTGCATGGAAGAAGTTGGCCTGTGAGAGCTACTGTGAGAATTCTCAGTGTCATTGATCATGGCTATTATGTGTCTGTAGTATTTAAACTTTATGTAGCTGTAGTATTGAGAATATATTTTATGTCCTTATTTGTCCTTACTACTATAAATAATctgtttgctttatttttaaaaggaatgtgAGTGTCAGCATTTTGTTTCTGCTTTCTGTAATTCTTCCAAAACGTTGTAGTTTGGATAATTCTGcctcccctttctcttttccaCTCCGTCATGGGCGAAGTTAAGAATGGGTTTTGGTCTTGTATGCTTCATCCTCCGCTCCTCTCACCCCATACAGAATCTACCACAATTTGAATTTTTCTTCGttgttaattaaaattaatttccatCCCTTCTGTCTCTGCTCTTAACACTGGAATAGTCTGCCTTCAAATGAAGATGATATATCCTGGCTCAAAAGGTGTGTTCTGCTGTGGAGAGAAAGATGGAGAGGCAAACACATGAGCCTGAGAGAAGCTAGTTTAAGATTAAACATAATATTCCAAAGTTACATACATAACCTTCTGAGATCTCTgaagattatttttttcttccattaTTTTATTCAGGTTTGCACTTGTGGGTGTAGGATCTGAAGCCTCATCCAAAAAACTAATGGATCTGTTACCTAAAAGAGAATTGCATGGTCAAAATCCTGTTGTAACTCCATGTAATAAGCAGTTTCTGAGTCAATTTGAACTGCAGTCAAGGAAAAGTAAGTGTTGCTTTCAGCGGCTTTCACTGAAGTGAACGGAACATTTGCCTTTAATTTGGCAAGTGTCAGATGTGGTATATATATGGTTGAAGGGGTATGGAGTGCTTGAGAGATGCTGCATAAAATTTTGGTTATTGAAAGAATGCTTTGTTCAAGCTACTACTGAtgcatgtgtgtttttaaagtggGAACTGAATATTATCAAATGGGTCAGCAGAGGGGAATGGTATTTAATCTCTACTGTCCTCACATGGTGTAACAAAACATTTAAAGCTAGATTAGAAGATAACTTGTTTAAGAGTATAAGTGTAGATGTGCTGGATTAGACCACTGTTCCATCTAATTCAGCATCCTCTTTTCatcagtggccagtcagatgccaCAAACAGGACTTAAAAGCCGAACCTGCAGAGACTGTTCCCCAGTATCTGACAGAAGCATCTGAACCCAGGGGTCCATTTGGCCATGATAGCTAacaatagacctatcctccataaatctgccCAACCCCATTTGAAATCCATCTTAAGCCAGTGGCCATTGCCATGTcaaggcagtgagttccacaagtcagcCACCCTTGTGTGAAatagtactttcttttgtctatttgaatctattgcccattagTTTCATAGGATgactccatgttctagtattataggagagggagaaaaaaattctgTCTAGTTTCTCCGCACCATACATAGGTTTGTAGATGGCTTTATGTCATCTCTcagttgtcttttttctaaattaaaagctGCAGATGCTTCAGACTTGCCTCACAGAGCGTGTCTTCCAACCCTGTGATCATTTTGGTAGCCCTGTTCCTGTGTGTATTTTTGCTCACATATATATAAGCCATCCTACAATAAAATAACAGGAGGCAGGATATGGTAGTTTCCCTCTGTGATCATGACTCTTGGAATTGAGCTTTGCAGCTTGTTGTGCTGATAAATCTGAATGTTGAGATCAAGCTCCAGAACCATCAGAAAACATTAAGAACTAAAAGTTGCATAGTAGAGAAAACAGAATTCTTCAGCTGTAATGGTAAATGGGTAATGAATGAAAGTTTTCAAATAAGTGACTACTTATCAAATAATCTGAAAGGGGGACCTGACTGTTTTCAATAGTAGTGGGGACTTTTGTATAACTATGTGTTAGCTTTGATCTCTTGAGGtgtattttatttcctgttttACTATATAGCTGGAGGCATGTATTATGGGCCATCCTACCAGTGTTCCTTCgggtttgggggcagaaaattctACACATCTGAAGACACATTAAATGGTAGCTCTCTAATGTGGTATTCTAAATTGTGTAGATTTTGAGCCAAGCTAAAGTGTGATTATTAAGATAAGCACCATAATCAGAAGGTTCAGAATGACCCTTTGCTGGTGTGCTTGTTTTGAAAGTACTTGGTGATCTGTAGCTCAGAAAGTCTTTTTAGATCTAAAAGGAAGGACTAATGAAAGCCAGCACGCTAAATTGTATGAGTGTTTCTGTGTTGGACATTTGGTCTTTGGGCTTGTTGTCTCAAACTGTTGATGTAtgtgggtttttgggggggggggcaagaaacaGTTAGAGTTGTTGGATTCTGATCTGCTTCTGAAAGATACAGCTTGCACTAGGTTCTCTTAAGCCCTTGTGCTTGCTTAAGGCAGCTGTTCAGATCTTAGCAGAAACTATTCCTAAATGTACAATAGTAAGAATGGGAGAACGTTTTCAAATTGAAAAGCCCTTGCTAATATGATGTTGTATGTCATACTTTTATTTCACTACTGCAGCTACACAGTCAGGCCAGATGTCAGGAGAAGGAAAAGCTGGTCCTCCAGGAGGCAGTTCACGGGCAACATTTCCACCAAGTAACAGAGGGAGGGGTCGTTTTCCTGGTGCTATACCTGGGGGGGACAGATTTCCTGGACCAGCTGGACCAGGAGGACCACCTCCACCCTTTCCAGGTAAAATGTTTCAATGTTTAGTATTTTCCTACATTTATATATAGATAGAGGTTTGACTCAACATGCTAACGTCTAAGGCTTTTATTGCTGGAATGGAGCGTTATCTGATACTGAAATGTAGAAGTATTTTCTGAGTAATTCTTAGATGGCCAATTGAAGTTAGGGACTGGTAGAGTTGAGCTCAAAGAACAAGCTTGATGATAGAGCCCCTGAAAGTTGTGTTATGTTTAAAGTTCTGTAGAACATTATTGCATTGTACAAAAGGTATAACATTCCAATTACTTTCCCTTGTTTTTACAAAAAATACAGACCTATGAGTTGCTTTTCTAAGTAAAGCTACTtgcaaatactttaaaaatagaaagttgatacaatacaataaagaaccctaaatatttttattcacttcgtttataccctgcagtggggtcccaaagtggcttccttcattcttctctcctccattttatttttacaacattttgaggtaggttaggctcagaatgagtgactggcccactgtcacctagcgagcttccatggcaaagcgaGGATTTGAACCTTGCTGTCCCATATCCtactccaacactttaaccagtaCATATCAAAAGCCCAAATGTAAAGTGTTTTTCCTGTTCGTTGTTGCTGCAATATCAATCAATCACAAATAGGAATTATTGACATGTAATGTTCCTTCTTGCCATGATATACAAGTAGCAGAAGTAAACTGTCATGCCTCATGCTCTTCTAAAGTTGTCACATCTTCTGTTAACTGCATAGATTTTTAGAGGAAAAATTAAACATCAGTTACCAGCCTTCTTTTGTTTATTATAAGTGGTTTCGTAAGTCTTTCTGAAAAAGTTGCCAGAaggattttaattgtggaaattgtttttcccccttttagctGGACAGACTCCTCCACGTCCACCTTTAGGTCCTCCTGGCCCACCAGGCCCTCCAGGTCCTCCACCACCTGGCCaggttctccctcctccattaaCTGGTCCTCCCAATCGTGGTGAccgccctcctcctccagttCTGTTTCCTGGACAGCCCTTTGGACAGCCTCCATTGGGTCCACTTCCCCCTGGTCCTCCACCTCCTGTCCCAGGCTATGGCCCACCACCAGGCCCTCCACCCCCACAACAGGGTCCTCCTCCACCTCCAGGCCCTTTCCCCCCTCGTCCACCTGGTCCACTAGGGCCACCTCTGacactggctcctcctcctcacttGCCTGGGCCACCACCTGGTGCTCCCCCACCAGCCCCACACGTGAATCCAGCTTTCTTCCCCCCGCCAGCCAACAGTGGTATACCTACATCAGACAGCCGTGGTCCACCACCGTCAGACCCATATGGCCGACCTCCACCATATGACAGAGGTGATTATGGGCCGCCAGGCAGGTGAGTACCTTTCTGTGTTGATAGACTATTTGTACCCATTTAGCGTCTCTGCACTCAGTCTGTTCAGGTTATTTTGTTT
It contains:
- the CPSF6 gene encoding cleavage and polyadenylation specificity factor subunit 6 isoform X3 encodes the protein MADGVDHIDIYADVGEEFNQEAEYGGHDQIDLYDDVISPSANNGDAPEDRDYMDSLPPSVGDDVGKGSAPNVVYTYTGKRIALYIGNLTWWTTDEDLTEAVHSLGVNDILEIKFFENRANGQSKGFALVGVGSEASSKKLMDLLPKRELHGQNPVVTPCNKQFLSQFELQSRKTTQSGQMSGEGKAGPPGGSSRATFPPSNRGRGRFPGAIPGGDRFPGPAGPGGPPPPFPAGQTPPRPPLGPPGPPGPPGPPPPGQVLPPPLTGPPNRGDRPPPPVLFPGQPFGQPPLGPLPPGPPPPVPGYGPPPGPPPPQQGPPPPPGPFPPRPPGPLGPPLTLAPPPHLPGPPPGAPPPAPHVNPAFFPPPANSGIPTSDSRGPPPSDPYGRPPPYDRGDYGPPGREMDAARTPLSEAEFEEIMNRNRAISSSAISRAVSDASAGDYGSAIETLVTAISLIKQSKVSADDRCKVLISSLQDCLHGIESKSYGSGSRRRERSRERDHSRSREKSRRHKSRSRDRHDDYYRERSRERERHRDRDRDRDRERDREREYRHR
- the CPSF6 gene encoding cleavage and polyadenylation specificity factor subunit 6 isoform X1 yields the protein MADGVDHIDIYADVGEEFNQEAEYGGHDQIDLYDDVISPSANNGDAPEDRDYMDSLPPSVGDDVGKGSAPNVVYTYTGKRIALYIGNLTWWTTDEDLTEAVHSLGVNDILEIKFFENRANGQSKGFALVGVGSEASSKKLMDLLPKRELHGQNPVVTPCNKQFLSQFELQSRKTTQSGQMSGEGKAGPPGGSSRATFPPSNRGRGRFPGAIPGGDRFPGPAGPGGPPPPFPAGQTPPRPPLGPPGPPGPPGPPPPGQVLPPPLTGPPNRGDRPPPPVLFPGQPFGQPPLGPLPPGPPPPVPGYGPPPGPPPPQQGPPPPPGPFPPRPPGPLGPPLTLAPPPHLPGPPPGAPPPAPHVNPAFFPPPANSGIPTSDSRGPPPSDPYGRPPPYDRGDYGPPGRRFTGNNMSIREQLHMPLYWRQSKNNTQNAGREMDAARTPLSEAEFEEIMNRNRAISSSAISRAVSDASAGDYGSAIETLVTAISLIKQSKVSADDRCKVLISSLQDCLHGIESKSYGSGSRRRERSRERDHSRSREKSRRHKSRSRDRHDDYYRERSRERERHRDRDRDRDRERDREREYRHR
- the CPSF6 gene encoding cleavage and polyadenylation specificity factor subunit 6 isoform X2, producing MADGVDHIDIYADVGEEFNQEAEYGGHDQIDLYDDVISPSANNGDAPEDRDYMDSLPPSVGDDVGKGSAPNVVYTYTGKRIALYIGNLTWWTTDEDLTEAVHSLGVNDILEIKFFENRANGQSKGFALVGVGSEASSKKLMDLLPKRELHGQNPVVTPCNKQFLSQFELQSRKTTQSGQMSGEGKAGPPGGSSRATFPPSNRGRGRFPGAIPGGDRFPGPAGPGGPPPPFPAGQTPPRPPLGPPGPPGPPGPPPPGQVLPPPLTGPPNRGDRPPPPVLFPGQPFGQPPLGPLPPGPPPPVPGYGPPPGPPPPQQGPPPPPGPFPPRPPGPLGPPLTLAPPPHLPGPPPGAPPPAPHVNPAFFPPPANSGIPTSDSRGPPPSDPYGRPPPYDRGDYGPPGRRFTGNNMSIREQLHMPLYWRQSKNNTQNAGREMDAARTPLSEAEFEEIMNRNRAISSSAISRAVSDASAGDYGSAIETLVTAISLIKQSKVSADDRCKVLISSLQDCLHGIESKSYGSGSRRERSRERDHSRSREKSRRHKSRSRDRHDDYYRERSRERERHRDRDRDRDRERDREREYRHR
- the CPSF6 gene encoding cleavage and polyadenylation specificity factor subunit 6 isoform X4, encoding MADGVDHIDIYADVGEEFNQEAEYGGHDQIDLYDDVISPSANNGDAPEDRDYMDSLPPSVGDDVGKGSAPNVVYTYTGKRIALYIGNLTWWTTDEDLTEAVHSLGVNDILEIKFFENRANGQSKGFALVGVGSEASSKKLMDLLPKRELHGQNPVVTPCNKQFLSQFELQSRKTTQSGQMSGEGKAGPPGGSSRATFPPSNRGRGRFPGAIPGGDRFPGPAGPGGPPPPFPAGQTPPRPPLGPPGPPGPPGPPPPGQVLPPPLTGPPNRGDRPPPPVLFPGQPFGQPPLGPLPPGPPPPVPGYGPPPGPPPPQQGPPPPPGPFPPRPPGPLGPPLTLAPPPHLPGPPPGAPPPAPHVNPAFFPPPANSGIPTSDSRGPPPSDPYGRPPPYDRGDYGPPGREMDAARTPLSEAEFEEIMNRNRAISSSAISRAVSDASAGDYGSAIETLVTAISLIKQSKVSADDRCKVLISSLQDCLHGIESKSYGSGSRRERSRERDHSRSREKSRRHKSRSRDRHDDYYRERSRERERHRDRDRDRDRERDREREYRHR